In a single window of the Amycolatopsis sp. cg5 genome:
- a CDS encoding BTAD domain-containing putative transcriptional regulator has protein sequence MQVILLGPVRLTAEDGTPVDIGGVRLRMLLARLALAAGRPVTSEALTDGLWGAELPSDSANALQSLVSRLRKVVGTGIESTTGGYRLDLPAEKVDAHRFETLAARGKRELTAGRAAEAAAVLAEALALWRGDALADVADAPFARAPITRLTELRDTATEDLFDARLQLGAHAEILADLETASAAHPLRERLAGLRMRALSSAGRQSEALAVYETLRATLADELGVDPSAELQQTHLAVLRGEVTAPAKAADHLPTRLTSFVGREDELKLLTELLSGSRLVTLVGPGGAGKTRLATETVAKHPANARGRVWFAPLAGVRDPADVADAVLAALGLWDIRIASETRKPPKDPAKRIVEALSGGDCVLVLDNCEHLIDAAARFADQLLGRVPGLRILATSREPLAIEGETLCSLGPLAVPGDRLTVAEATELSAVRLFVDRARSVRPGFELTESTVDAVAEICRRLDGMPLALELAAARLRSMTVDQIAQRLDDRFRLLTSGSRAALPRQRTLRAVVEWSWDLLDDAERTLARRLSLFGAGAGLAAIEAVCAGDSLLAEDCVYVVGSLVEKSIVDAYVADNGDPRYRMLETIRAYAGERLAEADEVEQTWSAFTTYHAELACEIEPKVRTADQLSAIAVYDVEQDNIMAALRHAIDTADAPRACDLSVSMFWFWILRGHNERALSTMSELLPLRDGMPRDAAASISAFHAMNLSIPIVPDGLDVRAIIDECVDSGAYARFPGLSIALPMLAFFTHDLDLAMREVKRSIGSDDPWARAAGHWMESFILNDRGDVEGGYRAQTRALELFQEIGDRWGTAMTLGMRAEALSQAGDGAGAIQIYEQGLALALELNSDDDIIQQRWRLALERARAGDHDGAWHEVRGAEAVAERSGNLQLNLMASFGRAELLLMTRDLEAVRVEIQRFKEVESLLPFPGEIGDEWLAALEARVAVLEEDWDTVEDRLRKVCRSTVDRHDMPDLARAVEVLAQLRFGRRDAAASATALGVSEVIRGRFDFGNPQLRALVPQLEAELGAAGYAEHYRLGSALSKPDAVDWTIRQTGA, from the coding sequence GTGCAGGTGATACTGCTCGGCCCGGTGCGGCTGACGGCGGAGGACGGCACCCCGGTCGACATCGGCGGGGTGCGCCTGCGCATGCTCCTGGCCAGGCTCGCGCTGGCCGCCGGTCGGCCGGTGACCAGCGAGGCGCTCACGGACGGCCTATGGGGCGCCGAACTGCCGTCGGACTCCGCGAACGCGTTGCAGTCACTGGTTTCCCGGCTCCGCAAGGTGGTCGGCACGGGTATCGAGTCGACTACCGGCGGTTACCGGCTCGACCTGCCCGCCGAGAAGGTCGACGCGCACCGCTTCGAGACACTCGCGGCGCGCGGCAAGCGTGAACTCACCGCCGGCCGTGCCGCAGAGGCCGCCGCGGTGCTCGCCGAGGCGCTCGCGCTGTGGCGTGGCGACGCGCTCGCCGACGTCGCCGACGCGCCGTTCGCACGTGCGCCGATCACCAGGCTGACCGAGCTGCGCGACACCGCGACCGAGGACCTCTTCGACGCGCGGCTGCAGCTCGGCGCGCACGCCGAGATACTCGCCGACCTCGAAACGGCCAGCGCGGCGCATCCGCTGCGCGAGCGGCTGGCCGGGCTGAGGATGCGCGCGTTGTCGTCTGCGGGCAGGCAGTCCGAGGCGCTGGCCGTGTACGAGACGCTGCGCGCGACGCTGGCGGACGAACTCGGCGTCGACCCGTCCGCCGAGCTGCAGCAGACCCACCTCGCGGTGTTGCGTGGCGAGGTCACCGCGCCCGCGAAGGCAGCCGATCACCTGCCGACCCGGCTGACCAGCTTCGTCGGCCGCGAGGACGAGCTCAAGCTGCTCACCGAGCTGCTCTCGGGCAGCAGGCTGGTGACGCTCGTCGGACCGGGCGGCGCCGGCAAGACCAGGCTGGCGACCGAAACCGTCGCCAAGCACCCGGCGAACGCGCGTGGCCGCGTCTGGTTCGCGCCGCTGGCCGGTGTTCGCGATCCGGCCGACGTCGCCGATGCCGTGCTGGCCGCGCTCGGGCTCTGGGACATCCGCATCGCTTCGGAGACGCGTAAGCCGCCGAAGGACCCGGCCAAGCGCATCGTCGAAGCGCTCAGCGGCGGGGACTGCGTGCTGGTGCTGGACAACTGCGAGCACCTGATCGACGCCGCCGCGCGGTTCGCCGATCAGCTGCTCGGCCGGGTGCCCGGACTGCGGATACTGGCCACCAGCAGGGAACCGCTGGCCATCGAGGGTGAGACGCTGTGCTCGCTCGGGCCGCTGGCGGTGCCTGGTGACCGGCTCACGGTCGCCGAGGCGACCGAGCTGAGCGCGGTACGGCTCTTCGTCGACCGCGCGCGCTCGGTGCGGCCGGGCTTCGAGCTCACCGAGTCCACAGTGGACGCCGTGGCCGAGATCTGCCGCAGGCTGGACGGCATGCCGCTGGCGCTGGAGCTGGCCGCCGCGCGGCTGCGCTCGATGACCGTCGACCAGATCGCGCAGCGGCTCGACGACCGATTCCGCCTGCTCACCTCCGGCAGCCGCGCGGCGCTGCCCCGCCAGCGCACCCTGCGCGCGGTCGTCGAGTGGAGCTGGGACCTGCTCGACGACGCCGAGCGCACGCTCGCGCGCAGGCTCAGCCTGTTCGGCGCCGGTGCGGGGCTCGCGGCCATCGAGGCGGTCTGCGCTGGAGACAGCCTGCTCGCCGAGGATTGCGTTTACGTCGTCGGATCGCTGGTCGAGAAGTCCATTGTGGACGCTTATGTCGCCGACAACGGCGATCCCCGTTACCGGATGCTGGAGACCATCAGGGCCTACGCGGGGGAGCGGCTCGCGGAGGCGGACGAGGTCGAGCAGACCTGGTCGGCGTTCACCACCTATCACGCCGAACTGGCCTGCGAGATCGAGCCGAAGGTCAGGACGGCCGATCAGCTGTCCGCGATCGCGGTCTACGACGTCGAGCAGGACAACATCATGGCGGCGCTGCGCCACGCCATCGACACCGCGGACGCGCCGCGCGCGTGCGACCTGTCCGTGTCGATGTTCTGGTTCTGGATACTGCGCGGCCACAACGAGCGTGCCCTGTCGACCATGTCGGAGCTGCTGCCGCTGCGCGACGGCATGCCCCGCGACGCCGCCGCCTCGATCAGCGCGTTCCACGCGATGAACCTCAGCATCCCGATCGTGCCCGACGGCCTCGACGTGCGCGCGATCATCGACGAATGCGTCGACAGCGGCGCGTATGCCCGATTCCCCGGGCTGAGCATCGCGCTGCCGATGCTCGCGTTCTTCACCCACGACCTCGATCTGGCGATGCGCGAGGTCAAGCGGTCGATCGGCAGCGACGACCCGTGGGCGCGCGCGGCAGGTCATTGGATGGAGAGCTTCATCCTCAACGACCGCGGCGACGTCGAGGGCGGCTATCGCGCGCAGACCAGGGCGCTGGAGCTGTTCCAGGAGATCGGTGACCGGTGGGGCACCGCGATGACACTCGGCATGCGTGCCGAGGCGCTTTCGCAGGCAGGCGACGGCGCCGGCGCGATCCAGATCTACGAGCAGGGCCTGGCATTGGCGCTGGAGCTCAATTCCGACGACGACATCATCCAGCAGCGCTGGCGGCTCGCGCTGGAACGCGCCCGCGCGGGCGACCACGACGGCGCCTGGCACGAGGTGCGCGGCGCCGAGGCGGTCGCCGAGCGCAGCGGCAACCTGCAGCTGAACCTGATGGCGTCGTTCGGCAGGGCCGAGCTGCTGCTGATGACCCGCGACCTGGAAGCCGTGCGCGTCGAGATCCAGCGCTTCAAGGAAGTCGAGTCGCTGCTGCCGTTCCCCGGCGAGATCGGCGACGAGTGGCTGGCCGCGCTGGAAGCCAGAGTGGCGGTGCTCGAAGAGGACTGGGACACCGTCGAGGACCGGCTCCGCAAGGTGTGCCGGTCGACCGTCGACCGGCACGACATGCCGGACCTCGCGCGTGCCGTCGAAGTGCTGGCCCAGCTCCGATTCGGCCGACGCGACGCCGCGGCCTCGGCGACCGCGCTCGGCGTGAGCGAAGTGATCCGCGGCCGCTTCGACTTCGGCAACCCGCAGCTGCGCGCCCTCGTCCCCCAGCTCGAAGCCGAACTCGGCGCGGCAGGGTACGCCGAGCACTACCGCCTCGGCTCCGCACTGTCCAAACCGGACGCAGTGGACTGGACCATCCGCCAAACCGGCGCCTGA
- a CDS encoding M1 family metallopeptidase has translation MTSPNRWRRRTTVFVAVLACVSLGTGVANAGWGGGKPGSDGAGDSYYPKDGNGGYDVADYDLDVDYVPSTKQLTGTAKIAARATESLSSFNLDLHGLTVDSVKVNGLTAKFSRAGDELTISPRLTLWRGLPFFAEVKYHGVPEAINDPLLGLNGWQFAKNGGAFAAGEPKSASTWYPVNDTPRDKATFHLAMTVPSEWEVISVGEERGKRTSPKGTTTTYWSLDTPTVPYMTTVAIDKWQFERGKLADGTPILNSYAPGTPDTTKAAEARLPEIIDFLSSKFGKYPIDAAGGIFLAEPIGFSLETMSRPIYSGRAGNVSTIVHENAHQWYGDSVAVDLWKDVCLNECFASYATWLWSEAKDNVDLDARYLTNAKNGSDAFWNSPGNKLYDMGPGREFTAVYSKGPLALHALRRTIGEEAFSKVLKTWPSLHRDGNASFPEFQKYVEKVAHKNLKGFFDAWFYTPAKPAPEYLYPGPLKP, from the coding sequence ATGACTAGTCCGAACCGCTGGCGTCGCCGGACCACGGTGTTCGTCGCCGTACTGGCGTGCGTGAGCCTCGGCACCGGCGTGGCGAACGCCGGCTGGGGTGGGGGAAAGCCGGGTAGTGACGGCGCAGGCGACAGCTACTACCCGAAGGACGGCAACGGCGGATACGACGTCGCCGACTACGACCTCGACGTCGACTACGTGCCGTCGACCAAGCAGCTGACCGGCACCGCGAAGATCGCCGCGCGCGCCACCGAGTCGCTGAGCTCGTTCAACCTCGACCTGCACGGCCTGACCGTCGACTCGGTCAAGGTCAACGGCCTGACCGCGAAGTTCAGCCGCGCGGGTGACGAGCTGACCATCTCGCCGCGGCTCACCCTGTGGCGTGGCCTGCCGTTCTTCGCCGAGGTCAAGTACCACGGCGTGCCGGAGGCCATCAACGACCCGCTGCTCGGCCTCAACGGCTGGCAGTTCGCGAAGAACGGCGGCGCGTTCGCGGCAGGCGAGCCGAAGTCGGCGAGCACCTGGTACCCCGTGAACGACACCCCGCGCGACAAGGCGACCTTCCACCTGGCGATGACCGTGCCGAGTGAGTGGGAAGTCATCTCCGTCGGCGAGGAGCGCGGCAAGCGCACGTCGCCGAAGGGCACCACCACGACCTACTGGTCGCTCGACACCCCGACGGTGCCGTACATGACCACGGTCGCCATCGACAAGTGGCAGTTCGAGCGCGGCAAGCTGGCCGACGGCACGCCGATCCTCAACTCGTACGCGCCGGGCACGCCCGACACGACGAAGGCCGCCGAGGCGCGCCTGCCGGAGATCATCGACTTCCTGTCGTCGAAGTTCGGCAAGTACCCGATCGACGCGGCGGGCGGCATCTTCCTCGCCGAGCCGATCGGCTTCTCGCTGGAGACGATGAGCCGTCCGATCTACTCGGGCCGCGCCGGCAACGTGAGCACGATCGTGCACGAGAACGCGCACCAGTGGTACGGCGACTCGGTCGCGGTCGACCTGTGGAAGGACGTCTGCCTCAACGAGTGCTTCGCGTCCTACGCGACGTGGCTGTGGTCGGAGGCGAAGGACAACGTCGACCTCGACGCGCGTTACCTCACGAACGCCAAGAACGGCTCCGACGCGTTCTGGAACTCGCCGGGCAACAAGCTGTACGACATGGGCCCCGGGCGCGAGTTCACGGCCGTCTACAGCAAGGGCCCGCTGGCGCTGCACGCTTTGCGTCGCACGATCGGCGAAGAGGCGTTCAGCAAGGTGCTGAAGACCTGGCCGTCGCTGCACCGTGACGGGAACGCGAGCTTCCCCGAGTTCCAGAAGTACGTGGAGAAGGTCGCGCACAAGAACCTCAAGGGCTTCTTCGACGCCTGGTTCTACACCCCGGCCAAGCCGGCGCCCGAGTACCTCTACCCGGGTCCGTTGAAGCCATAA
- a CDS encoding sorbosone dehydrogenase family protein, giving the protein MDAAKNLSPDSAPVTATTRRGADAVGEVTTIAPETDVPWGLAFLPDGSALYGDRDAQTVNRLSRDGKTKTVAGKVPGVVGTNGEGGLLGLELSPRFRWDHWVYLYHTSETDNRIVRIKYEHGALDLASEQVLLSGISKNKFHNGGRLRFGPDGKLYASVGDGQTSANAQDVNSLNGKILRLNPDGSPVADNPFYANGGNARYVWSMGHRNLEGLAFDSHGRLWESEFGNSILDELNLIEKGGNYGWPLCEGTVGDCANPAFKAPVQTWKVADASPSGIAIVHDTIYMSALRGEALWVMKIDGKTTSTPVAYFHGKFGRVRTVEPSPDCGLWITTSNGGDKNNIPDDTNAQFLHVSLGH; this is encoded by the coding sequence ATGGACGCCGCGAAGAACCTCTCCCCGGACAGTGCGCCGGTCACCGCCACCACCCGCCGCGGCGCGGACGCCGTCGGCGAAGTCACCACGATCGCGCCGGAGACCGACGTGCCATGGGGGCTCGCGTTCCTGCCCGACGGCTCGGCGCTCTACGGCGACCGCGATGCGCAAACCGTCAACCGACTTTCGCGTGACGGCAAGACGAAGACCGTCGCGGGCAAGGTGCCCGGTGTCGTCGGCACCAACGGCGAGGGCGGGCTGCTCGGGCTTGAGCTTTCGCCGCGTTTCCGTTGGGATCACTGGGTTTACCTGTATCACACGTCGGAGACCGACAACCGGATCGTGCGGATCAAGTACGAGCACGGCGCACTGGATCTCGCGTCCGAGCAGGTGCTGCTCTCCGGTATCTCGAAGAACAAGTTCCACAACGGCGGCAGGCTGCGGTTCGGCCCCGATGGCAAGCTCTACGCCTCCGTCGGCGACGGCCAGACGTCCGCGAACGCGCAGGATGTCAACTCCCTCAACGGAAAGATCCTCCGGCTGAACCCGGACGGCTCGCCGGTGGCCGACAATCCCTTCTATGCCAACGGCGGCAACGCGCGCTACGTGTGGAGCATGGGGCACCGCAACCTCGAAGGCCTGGCGTTCGACTCGCACGGCAGGTTGTGGGAATCTGAATTCGGCAACAGCATCCTCGACGAGCTGAACCTGATCGAAAAGGGCGGCAACTACGGCTGGCCGCTCTGCGAAGGCACCGTCGGCGACTGCGCGAACCCGGCGTTCAAGGCGCCCGTCCAGACCTGGAAGGTCGCCGACGCGTCGCCGAGCGGCATCGCGATCGTGCACGACACCATTTACATGTCCGCACTGCGCGGCGAGGCGTTGTGGGTGATGAAGATCGACGGCAAGACCACCAGCACCCCGGTGGCCTACTTCCACGGGAAGTTCGGCCGCGTCCGCACCGTCGAGCCGAGCCCCGACTGCGGACTGTGGATCACCACCTCCAACGGTGGCGACAAGAACAACATCCCCGACGATACCAACGCGCAGTTCCTGCACGTCTCACTGGGCCATTGA